The Streptomyces armeniacus genomic interval GCGAAGCCGGATTCCGCAGCGAGTTCGCGTACCACCTCGGGCACGACGCGGTTGCCGAAGTCGAGGGTCTCCTTCGTCTTCACCGGGTCGAACCGCACGTCCAGGACGCTCGATCCGTTCTCCCAGTAGTGCCGGCCGTCCTCGGTCGCCATGCCGACGTCACGTGCCGTGCTCGGGGTGTTGCGGGTGCGTACGCCGAGCAGCCGGGAGGGCGCGTCGGCCGTGACGTACGCGACGCCGCAGCCGTCGCCCGCCACCACGCTGTGGGGCTTGAAGCGGTTCTCCGGCTGGGCGAAGATCTGCCCCGCCGTGTTCTGCACGTTCGCGATCAGCGCGCCCCGTGCGCCGTGCGCCGCCATCAGGCCCGAGGCGAGCTTCAGCATGTACGGGAAGGACGCGCACCCGCCGTTGTGCAGGTCGATGACGGTCTCGGGCGTGATGCCCAGCCGGTCGGCCGTGTCGGCGCCGCACCCCGTGAACAGGTCGTCCGGCAGCAGTACGTTGGTCAGGAGCAGATCCACCTCGGCCGCCGGGTCCACGCCGAGCCGCTCGAACATGGGGAGCGCGGCACGCTCGATCAGTTCCGCGGCCCGGTCCCCGGGCTTCACGTGGTGACGCCACTGCGCGGGGCGCACCAGCGGGCCGTTGTCCATGGGGGACAGTTCGAGACCGGCCGCCAGATAGGTCTCCAGACCGATCGGCTCGTGCGGGAAGTGGCTGCCGGTGCCCGCGATTCCGACGGCAGAGGGCCAGCCAGTCATTGTTTCCGGTCCTTCCTGTGGTGACCTCGGGTGGAGCGGTGTGCGGGCGCGCGCCGGGCGCGTCCCGTGTCTCATGCCAAGGCCACTCGGGCCACCGGCTCCAACTGCTCGTCCTGGAGCAGCGACCGGCAGCGGAACCGCTGGATCTTTCCGCTCGGCGTCTTCGGCAGCGTGCCGCGCGGCAGGAACAGGCACTCGGCGAGGGCGACGCCCGCCCGGTCCATGACGGCCGAGGCCGCCGCCTCGGCGAGGGTGCGGAAGTCCCGGGGCTTGCCCATGGCCTCGGCCAGCAGCACCAGTTGCACCCCGGCGGAGCTCTCGGTGTCGACCACGGCGGCGCAGCCCTTGCGGATGTGCGTCAGGGAGTCGACGGTCGCCTCGATCTCCGAGGCGTACACCTTCCGGCCGGCCACCGACAGCATGTCGTCCAGCCGGCCGGTCACATACAGCTCGCCGTCGTGTACGAAGCCCAGATCGCCGGTCCGCAGCCAGCCGTCCCGGAAGCGTTCGGCCGTACGCTCCGGGTCGCGGTGGTAGCCGGAGGCCAGGCTCGGGGAGGCGACCTCGATCTGCGCGACCTGCCCGCTGTCGCCCGCCCGTACCGAAACCCCCGGCAGGGCGACCCCGTTGGAGACCAGCCGGGTGGCCCTCGGGTCGTCGGACGCCACCTCGACGACCTTGCCGTCCTCGAAGGCGAGCCGGTCGAACGCCGCCTGGCGGGGCGCCTGCCGCCACGGTTTGCCGGTGACGGCGAGGGCGGCCTCCGCCATCCCGTACGCGGGCTGGAACGCCGTGTCGGACAGCCCGAAGGGCCGGAACTTCTCCGTGGCCGCGCGGAGGGTGTCCCCGTCGACGCGTTCCGCGCCGATCACGGCGGCGCGCAGCCGCAGCTCCCGCGGCAGCGAGCCGTTGCCCTGCGCGCGGGCCGCCAGATGCACGGCGGTGCTGGTGCCCGCCGTCATCGTCGCCTCGTACTCCGACATGTCCCGGAACCAGGTGCGCGGCGCCATGCCGAACCGCTCGGGCGTCGAGAGGACGAGGTCGAAGTCGTAGACCCACGAGTACAGCAGGCAGCCGAACATGCCCATGTCGTGCGAGAGGGGAAGCCAGGAGACGACCGTGTCCGCGCCGGGGCGCCCGCCGGTCAGCTCCAGGATGATCTCCATCTGCCGCTCGATGGCCCCGGTGGTCAGCTCGCACCCTTTGGGCGTGCTGGTGCTGCCCGAGGAGTACTGGATGAACG includes:
- a CDS encoding AMP-binding protein, whose product is MEFFDTLTNGAARGVLHAWSGDEFEHLPWREVARDAHGMAARLREAGVRPGTPVACVLTNTPDTVRGLLAVWLAGGTAASLPLPTRGQSAEAYGEQLVALSARLEPVLLLVDDELVTLVPRELAAQVPVRGWASLRGGGSLEPSPPGRDEPAFIQYSSGSTSTPKGCELTTGAIERQMEIILELTGGRPGADTVVSWLPLSHDMGMFGCLLYSWVYDFDLVLSTPERFGMAPRTWFRDMSEYEATMTAGTSTAVHLAARAQGNGSLPRELRLRAAVIGAERVDGDTLRAATEKFRPFGLSDTAFQPAYGMAEAALAVTGKPWRQAPRQAAFDRLAFEDGKVVEVASDDPRATRLVSNGVALPGVSVRAGDSGQVAQIEVASPSLASGYHRDPERTAERFRDGWLRTGDLGFVHDGELYVTGRLDDMLSVAGRKVYASEIEATVDSLTHIRKGCAAVVDTESSAGVQLVLLAEAMGKPRDFRTLAEAAASAVMDRAGVALAECLFLPRGTLPKTPSGKIQRFRCRSLLQDEQLEPVARVALA
- a CDS encoding 3-oxoacyl-ACP synthase III family protein, producing the protein MTGWPSAVGIAGTGSHFPHEPIGLETYLAAGLELSPMDNGPLVRPAQWRHHVKPGDRAAELIERAALPMFERLGVDPAAEVDLLLTNVLLPDDLFTGCGADTADRLGITPETVIDLHNGGCASFPYMLKLASGLMAAHGARGALIANVQNTAGQIFAQPENRFKPHSVVAGDGCGVAYVTADAPSRLLGVRTRNTPSTARDVGMATEDGRHYWENGSSVLDVRFDPVKTKETLDFGNRVVPEVVRELAAESGFAVEDIDVLITNQPNRIFLRNWRTALGIAPERHPDTYDRYGNLYGAAAPVTLHEALTDGRIKPGDLVVAAGFAHAGDFAAAAALRF